aactTCATGACCTTTACCAAGGATTTTAATCCTGTAATTACATTGAACCCCTCTCTACTGAACTGCATCTACATGGACAAATGGACAgccaatggaaataaactgacaAAATACCAATAGTTGTGGCAAACTTAATGTGCAGCTACTAATTGCATGTGTATAAAGTAAAAAGCCTGAAACACAAATGCAAAAGCAGGGTATATTTGAAGCAGCTGTCTTTGTTATAATacacaatacaaataaaatatgccATTTCACTCCCACACGTAGCAGGCAGCCATTGTAAAATCAATAAGGAGTTACAAAGCCACACCAATATTCACTTTAGTGCTTGCATACCTCCCACTCTTACATCTAAACTTGTGTTTTTCCATAGATTGGAATTGTGGGTAGAACTGGAGCAGGAAAGTCCTCAATGACCCTGTGCCTGTTCCGCCTGCTGGAGGCTGCAGGAGGAGAAATCACCATTGATGGAGTGAAGATTAAAGAAATTGGACTTCATGACCTGAGATCCAAACTCACCATCATCCCCCAGGTCTGAAGTGTTTTCCCGTCTCCATATTTACCCTTGCTGTGCAATCTGTTTTAATTTAAGCTCGTCTCAGAACGCATATTAATATTTCTCTCATCTTGGCTTTACTGTGTAAGCAAAAAATGGAATTCATGTTAAATGCAATAAAGCAGTTGATGGAATTAAGTGTGTTTTTCTAAGGGAGTGAAGGAGGCCAAAGCACCTTTACGCCCACAAAACAGCTTGAAACAGCTTGTTCTTCAGGGGCTAATTAGCTTGCTTGATTCCAAACACAACTGTGGTTAATTTGTTGTGAGCTTGCATCCAGATTGTTAACATTTTTGGTTCGTCTTTTGTTTTCTCCAGAAATTCCTGTTGTTGACTGTGACCCTAATTCACTTTTTaacaccttttttatttttttgctaatttacTTCTAACATTGAGGAAATATCGTTTAGCCTCATTTGCCCCTCACTGGAGATCTCAGCATTGAAAACATTAGGTAACAAGGTTTAAAAGCTGCTGCAAAACTTTCTGTTTTCTGCAACTTTAAAGTATTGTGAACTCTAGTTATGTGTTCCTGTGGGTGGATATGGCTGGTTTTATGAATTCCAGATCATATAAAAATGACCAAAAGCTGTATTTTGTCTCTAAATACATCCATAATTTATtgtcaaaaatatgttttaactaCTGTTTCAACTTTCATCACTTTTGTTTTCCATACTCCTAAGAAAACTGTCAAAAATAAGACAGTCATCAcatttgctttatttattctaaaaagaTGGTTCTTAGATGGTCCAGTGAGCTTCACATtgagctctctctctatctctatctctctctctctctctctctctctttctatgttaAGGTGTTCCTAATGTTAAGATGCTTTTGAGAAACTAGGCCTAAAAAAATCATTGAAATATTTTGTTAATTCAAGAGTATACTGCTTCAACAATAGACTGCTTTACAGACAAATATAGCTATTATCGCGCCTGGGCTTTTTAAAATCAAGATATTACTGTCATGATATAATGTGAATAATATGATACGGCCCAAGAAAAATTTTAACTGCCATGGTCTTCATGTCCACAGAcctaaatatcattgaaaattgcATTGCAGCAAAACATTTAGTTGCAAAACTGGAAAGACTGGGATCCTTGCAGTTAAATGCACTCAAGAATTTAATTTCCTAACCGGAATTTccatcatatttatttatacattgttCATGTAGCACATGCAAATATGAAATGTATGGTCTACGTTTCATAGGAACCAGTGCTGTTCTCAGGAACTTTGCGGATGAACCTTGACCCCTTCGAGAAATACAGTGATGACGACATGTGGAATGCTCTGACATTGTCTCACCTGCACAAGTTCGTCAGCAACCAGCCAGCTAAACTCGCCTTGGAATGTTCAGAAGGAGGAGAAAATCTGAGgtatacaaaacataaaaaaatacatcaaactTTCCatgaattaaatcattttaattctgCTTTAGAAAATATTATTTACACAGCAGCTTCTTTCTGTGAGCTGAGAGTTTTTCTGCATGTCTGTACAGCGTGGGACAGAGACAGCTCATCTGTTTAGCTCGAGCCTTGCTGAGGAAGACCAGAATCCTCATCCTCGATGAAGCTACAGCCGCTATTGACCTGGAAACAGACGATCTCATCCAGTCAACCATCCGAACACAGTTTGAGGACTGCACAGTTTTCACCATAGCTCACAGACTCAACACCATCATGGACTACACAAGGTATAGAAAGACTTCCATTTATATTATTAGCAAAGTGAAGCATGTtgtgaataaaaaatgtttaatatgttcACAGCTGATTTCAGTTTATTTGCCAGATCACCAGATGCTTGATCCGGATGTATTTTAACAAAAACTTCAGAAATTCATgcttaaatgtgatttttttttaattaaaaggacATTTGGACCATTTTTATTGACTGAAAAATCTATTTACAttttggaaaaaagaaaaaaatctgtaaacCTTATTATTGATTGCACAATTTTAATCCAGTTCTCTTTTGTTGTTTACAGAATTCTTGTGTTGGACAAGGGACAGATAGCAGAATTCGACACACCAGTGAACCTTATTGCACAAAAAGGAATATTCTACAGTATGGCAAAAGATGCGGGATTAGCGTGAGCCTCCAACGCTGTGTAAATTCAACAGTGCCTTTATACACGGTCCTCAGGGTCCCCACATTATTGCTCTAAGCCCTTCTCCCAGCGTATGGGAATGGAGCAAAAATGTGGACCTTCTGAAGGTCCCTGAGGACCACTGCATTAAGAGATATAGAGCCAGTGAATGtatcctatgtttttttttactcagctGCAAGCTGTTTTCAGGAGCTGTCATTGTCTTTtgcattattgtttgttttttctataaactacattgcCACTGTTACTTCGATTTTCACAATGAACCTGTCTAtttttgtactgtattatttAAGTCACATTTTTGAGGCTGTTCAATAGGGAAGAttactgctgaaataaatgtCTGATTCCTTTTTGTACACCACATTTGTTGGACTCCTAGTTTATTACTAGTTGAAGCTTTTTTATTTGGTCTTACATTTTACTACAGTGCAAATATTACAttaattttgtgaccaaaaaatctTTGCCTGACAATCACAATTAAACTGGCGTGTTTTAGTTTTCTTAGCGTTCACAGTGCTTTTATACTTGGAGCCTCTTTCTATTtcctgtaaataaaaaaagatatattaatACTCATTAAGATCCagaataaatttgatttgatgggGAAGggactgtatttatttaattaacatttaatagCTAAAAAAATTCTTATTTACCGAGACTAGTAAAAATTTGGTGTGgccaaaaatataatattattcgAACTCCTGTGAACAAgtgaaattattaaaacaaatttaaaaaaaataatccagttgccatataaaatttatttttcattaagcACTGTTCTGGTCATCTTGTTgtgttatatttaattattaatttaaaactataataaaagCTATTATTTCTTTAAGAATATTTGGTCCACTCTAGTGCTTTAACATCAAAAATTCCTTTTTTGGGCactgatatttttttaaacatcaaaaATCAAGATTTAATAGTTTATTGTCATTAGTACAGAGAAACAAGTATTTGCATTGTACAGCTTTCCCCAGACTACAAATACTAAAAATTATATGTAAACTATGTGTACTAAGTAACTGTCCCAAAAatatacagtgtgccttataatcctgtgagccttatgtatgtatTCTTTTAGTCAGGTtgtatggagcagtaaagccactgttgaagtacagggttatacagaagtttcagtgaagtttctccaggatgaagcagtattagcattagccgctattcagaggtgagtatattggactgcagtctgtgtgtttaccgtgttaaaacaagctacgtgggagaaaccgctagctgatagcgccctggcttactgaaacactcagggttctatttcatgcctcctgaccgccagagggcggcttagcctagtggatattcccttgggcacagcaatggaccgagcaattataccaaaaaaagcatgtgacctacccctacaaggggccgtcacacccacctatcttcctctttttcctctcgcGCTTGGACCGTTCACAGCTCACGGAGCTGCAGAATTTCTGCCCTCACGAGCTGTTTCGTTATTGGATTTACTGGATTCTACTGGATTTCGGATTTACTCGTTTTCACTCCTGAGAACTAGCGTGGCCCGGGCGGTGAGTATTGCGGTGACCCCGCTTGCCCGGGTTCGCTGAGTGTTAGTGCACCTTACCTGCACTCGCTCGCCACGGCCTACTGCATCGCTGGTCCAATAACCGCGTGCGTATTACTCCCGTCCGCCGTGGATCCTCTGTGTGCACCGCCTGCTATGGAGCCTATTGCCTGTCGAGCGTGCTTCGCGCCGCTGCAGCCAGACGACCCGCACACCCTGTGCCCCTCCTGCCTCGGGGTCTCTCACCTCCGTGAAGCTCTGTCTGACCCTTGCGTGCATTGTGCGACAATTCCCTTCGCCTCACGCCAACACCGGCTTGCGTCCGTCCTTATTAACGACGACGCCATGCTCTCCTCCTCGGGTTCCTCGATGGTGAAAGCAGGAACTAAGCGCTCTTCTTCGCGACCTGCGGACGAGCCAGCACCAAAAAGGAAGGCAGGTGCTCTACGTTCACGCCTGGACCGCTTGGAAGCTCTTGTTACTCAGCTTCAGAGTCACCAGCTGCCCGCTGCCCTCCAGCTCGGCGCTGAGACCGCCGACTCCGAGCccgtggaggatgatgatgatttaCTCTCCACTGCAGCCACGGATAGCCTCTTTACTTCAGGCAATGCTGCTGACTACACTGTACGGGCTGTTTCCCTCCCACGATCGCCCCTCTCTGCAGCGGGCTCTCCTCTCGGCTCCGGCTCGGTTGTGGATGATGGAAGTGCGTTGGAGGACACTTCTCCCCTCCCAACTATGGTTCGCGCTACTCTGGCTCGGCTTGGCTCCGCTCCAGCACAGCCTACTCCCAGCTCCAGTGCTTACTTTAAGCTAACCGCGGCGGATAGCCCCGCTCTCATTCCTCCTTGCAGCGCATTTGTGGGAGAGCTCCAGTCAGCCTTTTTGGCTACAGCTTCGCGATCTCGACCTTCTTCCCTGGCTCGGTCGTTTTGGAACATGTCCGACGCGGCTCAGTACGGACTGGATCGTATCCCTCCATTGGAGCCTTCGGTCGCCTCCCTGGTTGTTTCTCCTGACGAAGCGCTGCGTTTTGATGTCCGATGCCCAAGCAAGGCATGCAGACGCACTGATGAAGGTATCGCTAAAGCATACAATCACGCAGCGCGCATTGGCCGGCTGGATAATACTATTTCTCATCTCCTTTTGGAAATGGAGTCTTCACCTCAGCTGGTAGATATGCCTTCTGCCTTTAGAGGTGCTCTGCAGACTGTTCTACATGGAATGGGATTCCTGACACAGGAGTTTGGCAGTCTTATGGCTAGCCTTGTGAGATTACGCCGTCATTTGTGGCTTTCTCAAGCGCCGTTGTCTGATGCGTGCAGAACCGCGCTCCGGGATCTCCCGTTAATGCCCGGCCAGTTATTCGGACCGGCGGCCACAGAGGCTTTGGAGCGCCGAGCTCGTATGACCGAGACGCGACAGCAGCAGCCGAAATCACACCGCTCTGAGCGTGTGTTTACACGCCCGCGTTCAGTTCTTCCACAGGCTCGCTCTGATCAGATCAGGCGTATGCCAACTCAGGCGAATAGGCGATCTCCCCCTCGGATCTCTGGACACTTTCGCCGCCCTCCAGCTCCCCCTCGGCGCCCCCCCGCTGGAACGAAAGGACCGCGCGCTTCGCGCTGACAAGCAGGGGCAGCCAGTGGGTGTTTTCACGGACTCTCAGCTGGCTGCGTGGTCCGTAGCTTCCACGGATCGCTGGGTTCTTTCGACCCTGAGTTACGGGTATCGGCTCCAGTTCAGGAGTCGACCCCCGCGAGTCGCACGTTTGATTCAGACACGTGTAAAAAGTTCAGTTCATGTAAACACTCTTCAGGAGGAAATATGTGCTCTTATTGCAAAACGTGCCATAGAGGAGGTGAAATGTCCCGTGTTTTTTCAGGGACACTGCTCCAAATATTTTCTAGTGCCGAAAAAAGACGGCGGCTTCCGCCCGATTCTGGATTTGAGGGGGTTGAACCGACACCTCAAACGATTCACTTTCAAAATGATTCGTCCCGTGGATGTGCTCCAGGTGATTCAGCCAAACGAGTGGTTCACCACTCTGGATTTAAA
This genomic stretch from Astyanax mexicanus isolate ESR-SI-001 chromosome 15, AstMex3_surface, whole genome shotgun sequence harbors:
- the LOC125781314 gene encoding uncharacterized protein LOC125781314 yields the protein MEPIACRACFAPLQPDDPHTLCPSCLGVSHLREALSDPCVHCATIPFASRQHRLASVLINDDAMLSSSGSSMVKAGTKRSSSRPADEPAPKRKAGALRSRLDRLEALVTQLQSHQLPAALQLGAETADSEPVEDDDDLLSTAATDSLFTSGNAADYTVRAVSLPRSPLSAAGSPLGSGSVVDDGSALEDTSPLPTMVRATLARLGSAPAQPTPSSSAYFKLTAADSPALIPPCSAFVGELQSAFLATASRSRPSSLARSFWNMSDAAQYGLDRIPPLEPSVASLVVSPDEALRFDVRCPSKACRRTDEGIAKAYNHAARIGRLDNTISHLLLEMESSPQLVDMPSAFRGALQTVLHGMGFLTQEFGSLMASLVRLRRHLWLSQAPLSDACRTALRDLPLMPGQLFGPAATEALERRARMTETRQQQPKSHRSERVFTRPRSVLPQARSDQIRRMPTQLPLGAPPLERKDRALRADKQGQPVGVFTDSQLAAWSVASTDRWVLSTLSYGYRLQFRSRPPRVARLIQTRVKSSVHVNTLQEEICALIAKRAIEEVKCPVFFQGHCSKYFLVPKKDGGFRPILDLRGLNRHLKRFTFKMIRPVDVLQVIQPNEWFTTLDLKDAYFHIPIAAVHRRFLRFAFQNRTYQYRVLPSGLSLAPRVFTRCMAAALSPLTRAGMKILPYLDDWLICSLSRERAMADLKVLRSHVAGLGLSINLEKSSLCPSQSVQFIGMNLDSRAMKASLTTQRVVSILGLLSRVHVGRCVRYSHLLRLLGMFTAAVCILPLGLLELRPFQIWMNHLGLDPIRHKHRLVLIDQGCEEALVPWRRRSFLMAGVPLGVVASRREIITTDASLTGWGAVWQRSAVQGSWSFHRAQDHINLLELRAVYLALQHFLPQLQGRHVLVRSDNMTVVYNINHQGCTRSLPALRLARSILTWANHRLASLRAIHLAGTLNLTADFLSRQRLDPGEWCLHPDVVRQIWDRYAMAAVDLFASATTTHCPRWFSRMDEERAMGTDALAHEWPRCLLYAFPPIPLLLSVLLRIQQCRHSVLLVAPQWPARPWFPLLHCLLSSEPWPLPVRRDLLSQMGGRLWHPCPERLQLWVWPLGPLMF